The Rhodococcus triatomae genome includes a window with the following:
- a CDS encoding metal-dependent hydrolase: protein MSSAVTEHTEPDHIVLQARDVEFDWSTLPMHWMPGDPFGTHVFNVLHMLLPAGEEWFVETFKEALPLIEDEKLREDVIGFIGQEAMHANAHSGVLEHLKANGLDPTPFTDQMHWAFGKLLGPRPLTGMRARNHLVERLALIAAIEHITAFLGDWVLNADGLDRAEMHPTMLDLLRWHGAEEVEHRAVAYDVMRYFDKRESRRIRTQLVVTPAIVWLWVRGTRFLMRNDPELAAWSPHRRKPHWSDFFAAGRRGTLPTAPDLVKRMSAYFTRSYDPRNEGSTAQAVEYLASSPAARAAAR, encoded by the coding sequence ATGTCGTCAGCCGTCACAGAGCACACGGAGCCGGATCACATCGTGCTGCAGGCACGTGACGTCGAGTTCGACTGGTCGACGTTGCCGATGCACTGGATGCCCGGTGATCCGTTCGGTACCCATGTCTTCAACGTCCTGCACATGCTGCTTCCGGCCGGTGAAGAGTGGTTCGTCGAGACGTTCAAGGAAGCACTTCCCCTCATCGAGGACGAGAAGCTGCGCGAGGACGTCATCGGCTTCATCGGCCAGGAGGCCATGCACGCGAACGCGCATTCGGGCGTACTCGAGCACTTGAAGGCGAACGGACTCGACCCGACCCCGTTCACCGACCAGATGCACTGGGCGTTCGGCAAGCTCCTCGGACCCAGGCCACTGACCGGGATGCGGGCGCGCAACCACCTCGTCGAGCGGCTCGCCCTCATCGCCGCGATCGAGCACATCACGGCGTTCCTCGGGGACTGGGTCCTCAACGCGGACGGCCTCGACCGCGCCGAGATGCATCCGACGATGCTCGATCTGCTGCGCTGGCACGGCGCCGAGGAAGTCGAGCACCGGGCCGTCGCCTACGACGTGATGCGCTACTTCGACAAGCGGGAGTCGCGACGCATTCGCACCCAGCTCGTCGTCACCCCGGCCATTGTCTGGCTGTGGGTGCGTGGCACCCGGTTCCTCATGCGCAACGATCCGGAACTGGCGGCCTGGTCTCCCCACCGCCGCAAGCCGCACTGGTCCGACTTCTTCGCCGCGGGCAGGAGAGGCACGCTTCCCACGGCGCCGGACCTGGTCAAGCGGATGTCGGCCTACTTCACCCGTTCCTACGACCCGCGCAACGAGGGATCGACGGCGCAGGCGGTGGAATACCTGGCCTCGTCCCCTGCGGCCCGGGCGGCGGCCCGATGA
- the recF gene encoding DNA replication/repair protein RecF (All proteins in this family for which functions are known are DNA-binding proteins that assist the filamentation of RecA onto DNA for the initiation of recombination or recombinational repair.), with protein sequence MFVRAITLRDFRSWDRMEITLDPGCTVFVGPNGHGKTNILEALAYVSTLSSHRVAGDGPLVRSGLAQATVSATVVNAGRELTVDVELNDGKANRARINTSPTRRPREILGILQTVMFAPEDLSLVRGDPGDRRRYLDELVTTRLPRMAAVRSDYDRVLRQRSALLKTAGAALRRGGNSAEGASALTTLDVWDGHLAAHGAELLCARLALVHVLAPHIADSYRSIAPESRPASVRYRSSLGEMLPPEFLDPARVPEPEDSAFVEEQFLRALAEARSKEIDRGVSLVGPHRDDLELVLGDTPAKGFASHGESWSFALSLRLGSFALLRTDGTDPVLMLDDVFAELDRRRRRALADVAADAEQVLVTAAVAGDIPAELRARRIGVLARDTDGGRVSGITDSPHEEVDDDGVGIDVGTGEA encoded by the coding sequence ATGTTCGTCCGAGCGATCACGTTGCGGGACTTCCGTTCCTGGGACCGGATGGAGATCACCCTCGATCCGGGGTGCACCGTGTTCGTCGGCCCGAACGGGCACGGCAAGACGAACATTCTCGAGGCACTGGCGTACGTGTCCACGTTGTCCTCGCATCGTGTCGCAGGAGACGGCCCGCTCGTGCGTAGCGGCCTCGCGCAGGCCACGGTGTCCGCGACCGTGGTCAACGCGGGCCGGGAGCTGACCGTCGACGTGGAACTCAACGACGGCAAGGCGAACCGGGCTCGGATCAACACGTCCCCGACGCGTCGTCCCCGCGAGATCCTGGGAATCCTGCAGACGGTGATGTTCGCGCCCGAGGATCTGTCCCTGGTGCGGGGAGACCCGGGGGACCGGCGCCGCTACCTGGACGAACTCGTCACCACCCGGCTGCCGCGGATGGCCGCCGTGCGCTCGGACTACGACCGGGTGCTGCGGCAGCGGTCCGCACTGCTCAAGACCGCGGGAGCGGCGTTGCGCCGTGGTGGCAACTCCGCCGAGGGCGCGTCCGCCCTCACCACGCTGGACGTGTGGGACGGACATCTGGCCGCCCACGGCGCCGAGTTGCTCTGCGCCCGGCTGGCGCTCGTCCACGTACTGGCACCGCACATCGCCGACTCGTACCGCTCCATCGCACCCGAGTCCCGGCCGGCATCGGTGCGCTACCGCTCGAGCCTCGGTGAGATGTTGCCTCCGGAGTTCCTCGATCCCGCCCGAGTGCCGGAACCTGAGGACTCGGCGTTCGTCGAGGAGCAGTTCCTTCGCGCACTGGCGGAGGCCCGGAGCAAGGAGATCGACCGTGGGGTCTCGTTGGTCGGCCCACACCGCGACGATCTGGAACTGGTCCTCGGCGACACCCCGGCCAAGGGATTCGCCAGCCACGGAGAATCCTGGTCGTTCGCGCTGTCACTTCGTCTGGGTTCCTTCGCGCTGCTTCGGACGGACGGCACCGACCCGGTGCTCATGCTCGACGACGTGTTCGCCGAACTGGACCGACGTCGTCGGCGGGCCCTCGCCGACGTCGCTGCCGATGCCGAGCAGGTCCTCGTGACCGCCGCGGTGGCCGGCGACATACCGGCGGAGCTGCGTGCGAGAAGGATCGGGGTCCTGGCGCGCGATACTGACGGCGGCAGGGTCTCCGGGATCACGGACTCGCCGCACGAGGAGGTGGACGATGACGGAGTCGGAATCGACGTCGGAACCGGCGAAGCCTGA
- a CDS encoding DUF721 family protein: MTESESTSEPAKPEITDGVAAEPEVRGVDLARRALEEARAAAKARGKAVGQGRRSGGVRALRARRRRGWSGPGPDDRDPQPLGSLTGQIAKQRGWSPHVSEGTVLGRWVQVVGEDIAAHATPTTLREGVLHVSAESTAWATQLRMMQSQILARIATAVGHDVVRTLKITGPSAPSWRKGERHVRGRGPRDTYG, from the coding sequence ATGACGGAGTCGGAATCGACGTCGGAACCGGCGAAGCCTGAGATCACGGACGGCGTGGCCGCGGAGCCGGAGGTGCGGGGTGTCGATCTCGCCCGCCGTGCCCTCGAGGAGGCCCGGGCGGCGGCGAAGGCGCGGGGCAAGGCGGTCGGACAGGGGCGCCGTTCCGGTGGTGTGCGTGCTCTGCGTGCCCGTCGTCGTCGCGGCTGGTCCGGGCCGGGGCCGGACGACCGTGATCCGCAGCCACTCGGATCACTCACCGGTCAGATCGCGAAACAGCGTGGCTGGTCTCCCCACGTGTCCGAGGGCACGGTGCTGGGGCGTTGGGTGCAGGTGGTCGGCGAGGACATCGCCGCGCACGCCACCCCGACGACACTGCGCGAGGGGGTGCTGCACGTCTCGGCGGAATCGACCGCCTGGGCCACCCAGCTGCGGATGATGCAGTCCCAGATCCTGGCGCGGATCGCCACCGCCGTCGGTCATGACGTCGTCCGCACCCTGAAGATCACCGGTCCGTCCGCGCCGAGCTGGCGGAAGGGTGAGCGGCACGTGCGTGGCCGGGGGCCCCGGGACACCTACGGCTGA
- a CDS encoding alpha/beta fold hydrolase, translating to MGATNIGAVRRVQRGPVELAVFEHGRADGPPLLLVHGWPDTHELWQHVIPHLADRFRVISYDSRGAGQSTVPADVASYRLAEMAADLFAVIDGVSPDEPVHVLAHDWGSVETWEAVCEPGARDRIASFTSVSGPNLDHLGSWVRRRLRDRSPGGPLAQAVASAYTVVFQVPGLATLPLRLWFSKHWPAFLKFFDGLDPGTVHTAPTLADDMVHGLKLYRANIRRHLFRPRERYTQVPVQLLLNRRDKAVRPVGYEDSERWVSDLRRTTIDSGHWSPFSHPGEVARATGAFVDEVIARRSTKGSAGEVPPADVREKPSAGQ from the coding sequence ATGGGCGCGACCAATATCGGTGCCGTACGCCGGGTGCAGCGGGGTCCGGTGGAACTCGCGGTGTTCGAGCACGGTCGAGCCGACGGCCCCCCGCTGCTGTTGGTGCACGGGTGGCCGGACACGCACGAACTCTGGCAGCACGTGATCCCGCACCTCGCCGATCGCTTCCGAGTGATCAGTTACGACAGTCGCGGCGCCGGGCAGAGCACGGTCCCCGCGGATGTGGCGAGCTACCGGCTGGCCGAGATGGCGGCGGACCTGTTCGCGGTGATCGACGGCGTCAGCCCGGACGAACCGGTGCACGTGCTCGCGCACGACTGGGGCTCGGTGGAGACGTGGGAGGCGGTGTGCGAGCCGGGGGCGCGGGATCGGATCGCCTCGTTCACCTCCGTGTCCGGGCCCAATCTGGACCATCTGGGGAGCTGGGTTCGCCGGCGACTGCGTGACCGCAGCCCCGGTGGTCCCCTGGCGCAGGCCGTGGCGTCCGCATACACCGTGGTCTTCCAGGTGCCCGGACTCGCGACGCTCCCGCTGCGGTTGTGGTTCTCGAAGCACTGGCCCGCGTTCCTGAAGTTCTTCGACGGGCTCGACCCCGGGACCGTGCACACTGCGCCCACCCTCGCGGACGACATGGTGCACGGGCTGAAGCTGTACCGCGCGAACATCCGCAGACACCTGTTCCGGCCGAGGGAGCGGTACACGCAGGTGCCGGTGCAGTTGCTGCTGAACCGGAGGGACAAGGCGGTGCGTCCGGTCGGGTACGAGGATTCCGAGCGGTGGGTCTCCGACCTGCGGCGAACCACGATCGACTCCGGACACTGGTCGCCGTTCTCCCACCCCGGAGAGGTGGCGCGGGCGACCGGCGCATTCGTCGACGAGGTGATCGCACGGCGCTCCACGAAGGGGTCTGCGGGCGAGGTCCCACCCGCAGACGTCCGAGAAAAGCCGTCTGCGGGCCAATGA
- the rnpA gene encoding ribonuclease P protein component codes for MLPEPNRLRRHSDFSLTVRQGRRIGRRDLVVHARSVSGANEAVRFGGPRFGLVVSKAVGPAVIRHRVARRLRHICMPLTSRVPAQTDIVIRALPGAATASSPELEQQLRAGLRRLGILASTSSPELATESPSSSSPS; via the coding sequence GTGTTGCCTGAGCCGAACCGTTTGCGCCGTCACTCCGACTTCTCGCTCACCGTGCGCCAAGGGCGCCGGATCGGGCGGCGGGATCTCGTGGTCCATGCCAGATCGGTGTCCGGAGCGAACGAGGCGGTTCGATTCGGCGGCCCGAGGTTCGGGCTCGTCGTGAGTAAAGCTGTCGGGCCGGCGGTGATTCGACATCGAGTCGCACGCCGGCTTCGTCATATCTGTATGCCGTTGACCTCCCGTGTCCCGGCCCAGACGGACATCGTGATCCGTGCGCTCCCGGGTGCGGCCACGGCCAGTAGTCCCGAATTGGAACAGCAGTTGCGCGCCGGCCTACGGCGTCTCGGAATACTCGCGTCCACGAGCTCTCCCGAGCTCGCCACCGAGTCCCCGTCCTCGAGTTCACCATCATGA
- the dnaN gene encoding DNA polymerase III subunit beta translates to MELGSLKFRVSREEFADSVAWVARSLPSRPPVPVLGGVLLDASEQGLTVSGFDYEVSAQVRVAAEVGGVGQVLVSGKLLADITRSLPNKPVDVTLDGTRVLIACGSAKFSLPTMPVEDYPQLPTLPQQTGTIPAEVFAQAISQVAVAAGKDDTLPMLTGIRLEIEGDTIVLAATDRFRLAVRELQWIPASADTGAAVLIPAKTLSEAAKTLPGDATSPVELALGAGGAVGGDGLLGIVADGRRTTTRLLDAEFPKFRQLLPAEHTAMASVEIAPLVDAIKRVALVAERGAQVRLQFSDEGLLLAAGGDDAGRAEERLEAEFNGEALTIAFNPGYLIDGLSSLHSEKVLFGFTTPSRPAVLRPAGEETIEPDDSGSFAAPASEYTYLLMPVRLPG, encoded by the coding sequence ATGGAGCTTGGAAGCCTGAAGTTTCGAGTCTCCCGAGAAGAATTCGCTGATTCGGTTGCCTGGGTGGCCCGAAGTCTGCCCTCCCGGCCGCCCGTCCCGGTTCTCGGTGGAGTCCTCCTCGACGCGTCCGAGCAGGGCCTCACGGTGTCCGGTTTCGACTACGAGGTGTCCGCCCAGGTGCGGGTCGCGGCCGAGGTCGGTGGCGTCGGTCAGGTACTCGTGTCCGGCAAGCTCCTCGCCGACATCACTCGGTCACTACCGAACAAGCCCGTCGACGTCACGCTCGACGGCACCCGGGTTCTCATCGCCTGCGGTAGCGCCAAGTTCTCCCTGCCCACGATGCCGGTCGAGGACTACCCGCAGTTGCCGACGCTCCCGCAGCAGACCGGGACGATCCCGGCGGAGGTCTTCGCCCAGGCGATCAGCCAGGTCGCCGTGGCCGCGGGCAAGGACGACACCCTCCCCATGCTGACCGGTATCCGGCTCGAGATCGAGGGCGACACCATCGTCCTCGCCGCCACCGACCGGTTCCGTCTGGCCGTGCGGGAACTGCAGTGGATCCCCGCGTCCGCGGATACCGGTGCCGCAGTCCTGATCCCTGCCAAGACGTTGTCCGAGGCCGCGAAAACCCTTCCCGGAGACGCCACTTCCCCCGTGGAGCTGGCGCTCGGTGCCGGTGGTGCCGTCGGTGGTGACGGACTGCTCGGCATCGTCGCCGACGGCCGCCGCACCACGACGCGCCTGTTGGACGCGGAGTTCCCGAAGTTCCGTCAGCTCCTGCCCGCCGAGCACACCGCGATGGCGAGCGTCGAGATCGCGCCTCTGGTCGATGCGATCAAGCGCGTGGCCCTCGTCGCGGAACGCGGCGCACAGGTGCGTCTGCAGTTCTCGGACGAGGGGTTGCTGCTCGCGGCCGGTGGTGACGATGCCGGGCGCGCGGAGGAACGGCTCGAGGCCGAGTTCAACGGGGAGGCGTTGACCATTGCGTTCAACCCCGGATACCTCATCGACGGCCTGTCGTCGCTGCACAGCGAGAAGGTCCTGTTCGGATTCACCACGCCGAGCCGGCCCGCCGTGCTCCGGCCGGCCGGCGAGGAGACGATCGAGCCGGACGACTCCGGATCCTTCGCCGCACCGGCCAGCGAGTACACGTACCTGCTGATGCCGGTGCGCCTGCCCGGCTGA
- the yidD gene encoding membrane protein insertion efficiency factor YidD gives MIDTPTEPAVRDAPLTRRLRELPARGAIFCIELYRTYVSPLRMPTCRFTPTCSEYAVESLRTHGLWKGSALAAVRLAKCGPWHSGGWDPVPERRRTSSRRTASRHTPSGRRPAHVNDHSPLNLDEQRST, from the coding sequence ATGATCGATACCCCGACAGAGCCCGCAGTCCGCGACGCTCCGCTGACGCGGCGGCTCCGTGAGTTGCCCGCTCGTGGGGCGATCTTCTGCATCGAGCTGTACCGGACGTATGTGTCGCCCCTGCGGATGCCGACCTGCCGGTTCACTCCGACGTGCAGCGAATACGCTGTCGAGTCATTGCGCACCCACGGTTTGTGGAAGGGATCGGCACTTGCCGCGGTTCGGCTGGCGAAGTGCGGTCCCTGGCACTCCGGAGGGTGGGATCCGGTCCCCGAACGTCGTCGAACGTCATCTCGGCGAACAGCGTCTCGTCACACGCCGTCGGGCCGCCGTCCTGCGCACGTGAACGACCACAGTCCGCTGAACTTGGACGAACAGAGGAGTACATAG
- the rpmH gene encoding 50S ribosomal protein L34: MAKGKRTFQPNNRRRARVHGFRLRMRTRAGRAIVSSRRRKGRAALTA; encoded by the coding sequence GTGGCCAAGGGCAAGCGGACGTTCCAGCCGAACAACCGACGCCGCGCGCGGGTTCACGGCTTCCGTCTTCGTATGCGTACCCGTGCAGGTCGGGCAATCGTGTCGTCGCGTCGCCGTAAGGGCCGCGCTGCGCTGACCGCCTGA
- the dnaA gene encoding chromosomal replication initiator protein DnaA yields MDEDPNVLARIWVDVVADLTSPQPAGDLPPLTRAQKAWLALVRPLTLAQGFALLSVPSPIAQEAIERDLREPILNALGRRLGEQVEGLGVRIAAPADDVPESADAVAEPAEAAVGTGGSYRRRLFTDRSDHDPSDSETSDSYSREDYPRENYRDRGTGYSTDGYGHNGYADGSDPHTDAEEVDDDSEAIASVHASWPSYFTKPPAGPIPAATGGNSLNAKYTFDTFVIGSSNRFAHAAAVAIAEAPARAYNPLFVWGASGLGKTHLLHAVGHYAQRLFPGMRVKYVSTEEFTNDFINSLRDDRKVAFKRRYRETDILLVDDIQFIEGKEGIQEEFFHTFNTLHNANKQIVVSSDRPPKQLATLEERLRTRFEWGLITDVQPPELETRIAILSKKARMDRLEVPYDVLELIASRIERNIRELEGALIRVTAFASLNRQPLDLTLAEVVLRDLMPDSTALEINAATIMAVTAEYFTMSIDDLCGPGKARAVAQARQIAMYLCRELTDLSLPKIGQTFGRDHTTVMYADKKIRKEMTERRKVYDQVQELTARIKQRSKR; encoded by the coding sequence GTGGACGAAGATCCCAACGTTCTCGCACGCATCTGGGTGGACGTGGTCGCGGATCTCACGTCGCCGCAGCCGGCAGGCGACCTTCCGCCTCTCACCCGGGCGCAGAAGGCCTGGCTGGCCCTGGTCCGGCCCCTGACCCTCGCCCAGGGCTTCGCATTGTTGTCGGTGCCTTCACCGATTGCCCAGGAGGCGATCGAGCGAGACCTGCGCGAGCCCATCCTCAATGCCCTGGGCCGCCGGCTCGGTGAGCAGGTGGAGGGCTTGGGCGTGCGCATCGCCGCACCCGCCGACGACGTACCGGAATCCGCCGACGCAGTCGCCGAACCGGCCGAGGCAGCGGTCGGGACGGGCGGCAGCTATCGTCGTCGGCTGTTCACCGATCGCAGCGACCACGATCCCTCCGACTCCGAAACCTCGGACTCGTATTCGCGGGAGGACTATCCCCGCGAGAACTATCGCGACCGTGGGACCGGTTACTCGACGGACGGATACGGCCACAACGGGTATGCCGACGGCTCGGACCCGCACACCGACGCCGAGGAAGTCGACGACGACAGCGAGGCGATCGCCAGCGTCCACGCCTCCTGGCCGTCGTACTTCACGAAACCGCCGGCGGGACCGATTCCTGCGGCGACCGGCGGAAACAGCCTCAACGCCAAGTACACCTTCGACACCTTCGTGATCGGCTCGTCCAATCGTTTCGCCCACGCGGCAGCCGTCGCGATCGCCGAGGCCCCGGCACGCGCCTACAACCCGCTGTTCGTGTGGGGCGCCTCAGGTCTCGGAAAGACCCACCTGCTGCACGCGGTCGGCCACTACGCGCAGCGACTGTTCCCCGGTATGCGCGTGAAGTACGTGTCCACCGAGGAGTTCACCAACGACTTCATCAACAGCCTCCGCGACGACCGCAAGGTGGCGTTCAAGCGTCGCTACCGCGAGACCGACATCCTGCTCGTCGACGACATCCAGTTCATCGAGGGCAAGGAAGGTATCCAGGAAGAGTTCTTCCACACCTTCAACACGCTCCACAACGCGAACAAGCAGATCGTCGTCTCCTCCGATCGCCCACCGAAACAATTGGCCACACTCGAGGAACGGCTGCGGACCCGGTTCGAGTGGGGCCTCATCACCGATGTCCAGCCGCCCGAACTCGAGACCCGTATCGCCATCCTGAGCAAGAAGGCCCGGATGGATCGCCTCGAGGTGCCGTACGACGTCCTCGAGTTGATCGCCAGCCGCATCGAACGCAACATTCGCGAGCTCGAGGGTGCCCTGATCCGGGTCACGGCGTTCGCCTCCCTCAACCGGCAGCCACTGGACCTCACTCTCGCCGAGGTGGTTCTGCGGGATCTGATGCCGGATTCGACGGCACTCGAGATCAACGCGGCGACAATCATGGCGGTCACGGCCGAGTACTTCACGATGTCCATCGACGACCTGTGTGGCCCCGGCAAGGCCCGCGCGGTCGCTCAGGCCCGCCAGATCGCCATGTACCTGTGCCGGGAGCTGACCGACCTGTCCCTGCCGAAGATCGGGCAGACGTTCGGCAGGGACCACACCACCGTCATGTATGCCGACAAGAAGATCCGCAAGGAAATGACCGAGCGGCGCAAGGTGTACGACCAGGTCCAGGAGCTCACGGCGAGGATCAAGCAGCGGTCCAAGCGCTGA
- a CDS encoding PDR/VanB family oxidoreductase, with product MSKLRDIRASLTGAEIGRYEAPRDLRGRSRADRAMRVTQSVAQAYFKVLGAYEYDPVVAGHNPDSALTLTLTGREVVAADENVVRLRFTAAGGGDLPDWQAGEHLDFHLPSGRRRQYSLCGDPRDTTAYSVAVRAVRGGGGGSLEMHALEIGTTVTVRGPRNGFPFVGRGSALFVAGGIGITPILAMVRAARARGMDWQFVYSGRSRESMPFLEEIETFEADRVFVRPDDEYGLPTAAELLDRAPVGGAIYCCGPTPMLDAVRGGFAGTGSRSLHFERFGAPPVVDGSEFEVQLVSTGEVLTVPADESALSVVRERKPEIAYSCQQGFCGTCRVRVLAGEPEHRERRLTTEEQESEMLLCVSRSTGGRLVLDV from the coding sequence ATGAGCAAGCTGCGCGACATCCGGGCCAGTCTCACCGGGGCGGAGATCGGCCGGTACGAGGCGCCGCGCGATCTGCGCGGCCGATCCCGCGCCGATCGCGCCATGCGGGTCACCCAGAGTGTGGCGCAGGCGTACTTCAAGGTGCTCGGAGCCTACGAGTACGACCCGGTGGTCGCCGGTCACAACCCGGACAGCGCACTGACCCTCACGCTCACCGGTCGCGAGGTCGTCGCGGCCGACGAGAACGTGGTGCGGTTGCGGTTCACCGCGGCGGGCGGCGGGGACCTGCCGGACTGGCAGGCGGGCGAACACCTGGACTTCCACCTCCCGTCGGGTCGCCGGCGCCAGTACTCGCTGTGCGGTGATCCGCGGGACACCACTGCCTACAGCGTCGCGGTGCGGGCGGTTCGAGGCGGTGGCGGTGGATCCCTGGAGATGCACGCGCTCGAGATCGGGACGACGGTGACGGTCCGGGGACCGCGCAACGGATTTCCGTTCGTCGGACGTGGGAGTGCACTCTTCGTCGCCGGGGGGATCGGCATCACGCCGATCCTCGCGATGGTGCGTGCGGCGCGGGCGCGCGGGATGGACTGGCAGTTCGTCTACTCGGGACGTTCCCGGGAATCCATGCCGTTTCTCGAGGAGATCGAGACCTTCGAAGCCGACAGGGTTTTCGTTCGTCCCGACGACGAGTACGGGTTGCCCACCGCAGCCGAGCTCCTCGACCGCGCCCCGGTCGGCGGTGCCATCTATTGTTGTGGTCCCACTCCCATGCTCGACGCGGTACGTGGCGGGTTCGCCGGAACCGGCTCCCGGTCATTGCATTTCGAACGATTCGGGGCGCCGCCGGTCGTCGACGGCTCCGAGTTCGAGGTGCAACTGGTCAGCACCGGAGAGGTGCTGACCGTTCCTGCCGACGAGTCCGCGCTGTCCGTCGTCCGCGAGCGCAAACCCGAGATCGCCTATTCCTGTCAGCAGGGTTTCTGCGGGACCTGCCGGGTCCGGGTACTCGCCGGGGAACCGGAGCACCGGGAGCGACGCCTCACCACCGAGGAACAGGAGAGCGAGATGCTCCTGTGCGTGTCGCGCAGCACCGGAGGGCGTCTCGTCCTCGACGTGTAG
- the gnd gene encoding phosphogluconate dehydrogenase (NAD(+)-dependent, decarboxylating): MRIGLVGLGKMGFNMRDRLRSRGHEVVGYDPRPEVSDVETLAGLVDTLPSPRIVWLMVPAGEVTRVTVRELSELLQPGDLVIDGGNSRFSDDAPHAEVLAERGIGFLDCGVSGGIWGRDNGYGLMVGGSERDVERAMPVFDALRPEGERADGFVHAGPVGAGHYAKMVHNGIEYGLMQAYAEGYELLEAQDLIADVPGVLRAWTTGTVVRSWLLELLVKALDEDPDLAEISGYTEDSGEGRWTVQEAIEQSVPAPVISAALFARFASRQPDSPTMKAVSALRAQFGGHATKTSGTEGNSAPPSGS; the protein is encoded by the coding sequence GTGCGGATCGGCTTGGTGGGGCTCGGGAAGATGGGCTTCAACATGCGGGACCGGCTGCGGTCACGAGGCCACGAGGTGGTCGGATACGATCCGCGGCCCGAGGTCAGCGACGTCGAAACCCTTGCCGGACTTGTCGATACCCTTCCGTCGCCCCGTATCGTCTGGCTCATGGTGCCCGCCGGCGAGGTCACCAGGGTGACCGTGCGCGAGTTGTCCGAGCTGTTGCAGCCGGGTGACCTCGTCATCGACGGCGGCAACTCGAGATTCTCCGACGATGCTCCGCACGCGGAGGTACTCGCCGAACGAGGTATCGGATTTCTCGATTGTGGTGTCTCCGGTGGCATCTGGGGCAGAGACAACGGGTACGGACTGATGGTCGGCGGTTCCGAGCGGGACGTCGAACGCGCCATGCCCGTCTTCGACGCGCTGCGCCCGGAAGGCGAGCGAGCCGACGGATTCGTTCACGCCGGTCCGGTCGGCGCGGGCCACTACGCGAAGATGGTGCACAACGGCATCGAGTACGGGTTGATGCAGGCCTACGCGGAGGGGTACGAACTCCTCGAGGCGCAGGACCTGATCGCCGACGTTCCGGGAGTGCTGCGGGCGTGGACGACGGGTACGGTCGTCCGTTCGTGGCTGCTGGAGCTTCTCGTGAAGGCGCTCGACGAGGATCCGGACCTGGCCGAGATATCCGGTTACACAGAGGATTCCGGTGAGGGTCGATGGACCGTGCAGGAGGCGATCGAGCAGTCGGTTCCGGCTCCGGTGATCTCTGCCGCGCTGTTCGCCAGGTTCGCGTCCCGGCAGCCCGACTCCCCGACGATGAAGGCGGTGTCCGCGTTGCGCGCCCAGTTCGGTGGGCATGCCACGAAAACCTCCGGCACCGAGGGTAACTCGGCGCCGCCGTCCGGTTCGTAG